The genomic region TACCTTTGCCATATCCGGTTTCTGTTCCTTGCCGGTATACTGTTTCCAAATACTTGCGTGGTGTCCTTCTTCATTGGAAACTTGCTGCAGAATTTCTTTGTTGTGCTTGTCCTTGCATTTTTTTGCCAAGCGGGAGTAGATCAATTGTTCTGTCAGTTCACTTTTCTGGAACCGCAGTAAAAAAGCATATGTTTTTTTTGACAATCCATTTTTTTCGTTCATTTTCATTACCTACCTGGTCCGTAGTATGTGCCGGATGAAAGAAATTATCAACTGTTTTGATTAAGGATTCCGGTTGACGAAAAGAGTTGCCTTGCATACTATTTATAGAAACAATGTTGCCTTGAAAAGCAGGCACGGGGAGTATGCCATGGAAAAATGTTATGAAGATCTGATAACTATATTTGCAACTACGACTGATCGTGAGAAGATGAAAAAGCTTTTTGAGGAAATGTTTACTCCCAATGAAGAGAAGGACTTTATACTTCGGTGGGAACTGATGAATGAGCTATATCAAGGCATTCCCCAACGGGAAATTGCTGCACGGCATAAGATAAGCCTTTGCAAGATTACCCGCGGGTCGAAAATTCTTAAGGAGAAGAAGTCCTATGTAAGAAGTCTGCTAAGTGCACGTTATGATGACCATCTCCATCTTTAGGAATATCTTGCCTTTGTCTGATAATTCTTTGGATACTGTTTGTCAGGTGTGGAGTTCCTGAAAAACATCTAAGCCCAATATTATCTGTAATCTGAAAAAAAGATGCCCGCCGGTTTTTCTTGCCAGCGGGTATCTATTCTTATATATGGGGATTGAATGCAATCGGAAGCGATTTAATATCGCTTACCCTTGTGACCTTTTTTATCACTCGGTCCGAATTTGCTTTTCTTTGATGACCGTCTTTCATCTTCCCAAGAGAAAGAGTGCCGATCCCTGCGGTCTCTGTCCTTATGGAAACTGTTGCTACGTTTTTTATTCTCGCCACGATCCCTGTGACCATACATGTGCTTGCCATTGGGGTTGTCCGGCCTTGCTTTTGTAACAATGGGACGGTCATCAGGTGCATTTTCATTCAACGTCGTGATAATCCTTTCAGCTACAGCCAGTGGAGCAGTAACAAATGAGAATTCATCACGGACCGCTACATTTTGGATATCTGCATCTGCAGCGTCTGTTCTTTCGATCAGATAATCAATCAGGTCGCGTTTCTCAAGGCCATCCTTACGTCCTCGGGCAATGAACAATCTGACGGTACCATTGTCATCGTCCTCATATGAATCCCGTCTCGAAGAATTGCTGTTCCGCCTGTTTTCGTTACGGCCTTCATTTCTTTCCCTATTCTTAGCTGACAGCTTGATGTCCTTATAACGTGTGACATCAAGTTCATCCTTGTAGAAATGGGATAGGATGCTGGACAATACATGGTCTGCTTCCCTGTCTTTCAGAAGCTCCTGCGCAAGAGGCAGGAACTGGGAACAGTCTTCCCCTGATTCCATTTGTTGAACCAGGCTGTTATGAATTCTCTCTTTCTTGATTGAGACTACATCTGAGGCAGCAGGGACTTCTTCCTTACGGATTTCTGCATTGGAAACTCTTTTGATGAACTTGAATTTCCTGAATTCCTGCGGGGTGATGAATGTAATTGCAGTGCCCATCTTTCCGGCCCTGCCTGTTCTGCCGACCCTGTGTATGTATGCTTCTGGGTCTTGTGGAATTGAATAGTTAATGACGTGTGTCAAATCATTGATATCAATACCACGTGCGGCAACATCAGTAGCAACGAGGATACTCAGTAGATGGTCTTTCATCCTACGAAGAATCTTTTCCCGTTGTGCCTGCGAAAGGTCTCCATGCAGTGCTTCAGCATCATAACCTCTTTCCTGCAATTTCCTGCCGATTTCATCGCATTGTACTTTTGTCCTGCAGAACACCAATCCATAGAAATCATCTTCCATATCAACGATTCTGCACAGTGCCTCAAGTTTGTCCGATTCCCTGACTTCAAAGTATATCTGGTCTGTAAGGCTGCTGGTCAGGTCCTTGTTCTCGACTCTGACAATTGTCGGGCTTTCCATGAACTTTCTGGCCAATTTGAGAATGGGATCAGGCATGGTTGCTGAAAAACACAGCATACGTTTCTTGTCGGGTGTCTGTGAGAGGATGTTTTCAATATCTTCAATGAATCCCATGTCCAGCATTTCATCAGCTTCATCAAGAACCGCAAACCTGAGGTGATCGAGTTTCAATGTACCTCTTTTGAGATGGTCCTGTATTCTGCCCGGTGTTCCTACGACAATCTGCACGCCCCTGCGCAACTTCTTGAGTTGGAGTTCCATTGAGGCTCCGCCATAAATAGCGGTGATATCCAAATGACGATCTCCCTTGAGAGATGTTATTTCGTCTGAGACCTGTATGGCCAGTTCCCTGGTCGGTGTGAGTATCAAAGCCTGTACGTCTTTGCAGTCCGGGTCGACGATTTCAAGAATCGGCAAGCCGAATGCGGCTGTTTTACCGGTACCTGTCTGTGCCTGTCCAATGACGTCTACCTGATCTTTCAGCAACAGGGGAATACACTGTTCCTGGATCTTGGTCGGTTCCTCAAACCCTTTCTTTTCCAGGGCTTGCAAGGTCTTTTCGCTAAGACCCAATTGTGAAAATTTCAATAAATCTGACATATTACTCCTAGTATGAGTGGCGTATCAAGCCATTTTTTTGGCAGAACCATAGCGAGGAAGTATGCTGTGCGCATATTTCCTATGTGCAAAATGGAAAGATACATTTGGATTTTGTTTTTTTCATCCGCCAGCTCGTGCAACCACTCATTGCTCAGGGGCAATATCATCGAACATTTGGATGTTCTCACTCAAATCTTCCCTAGCATACTGAATACCGACAAGCGTTGCAAGGTGAAAGTAGTCTATTTTGAAAAATAATCACAAATGATAAAGGCTTGTCGTTTGGTGAAAAATTAGGATTGTTTGTTTATATCCATTGATTTGGAAGAATTCATTGATTTGGTTAGCTTTAGATAACAAAATGGTTGACAAACAGCACGCTACTTATATATCATAGGCGTTAGTTAGCATTTGCTAACAATTAAAACCAAGCTTGCATGCGAAAAATGACAGGATTTTGAAGACATGACAACTTGGGGAGAGAGTGTGGGAGTATATATGAAATCTGTGGAAATGATGCCTGAAGGTTCTGTATGCCATGTAAAGGCTTTGCAGGGGTGTCCCCGGTTTCTCGGAAGGATTACGGCAATCGGGATAACCGTAGGGAGTCAGCTTACGGTAATCAAGAACAATAGGCATCAACCGATGCTTGTCTATGGAAAAGATACGTTGATTGCTGTCAACAGAAAAGACTGCGGTGGCATCTTCATTGAGGCTGTACAGTGATGGAATGTACGATTGCACTGCTCAGCCAACCGAATGCTGGCAAGTCTACCCTTTTCAATGGCTTGACGGGAGCACGGCAACATGTCGGAAATTGGCCGGGAAAAACAGTGGAAAAAAAGGAAGGGGAATTTCTTTTTGAAGGCAGACATATTCGCATTATGGATTTACCAGGAAGCTATAGCCTATCGGCAAATTCTGATGAGGAAATGATTACCAGGGATTTCATTGCAAGTAAGGAAGCCGATATCGTATGTTTGTTGTGTGATGCATCTCAGTTGGAACGGAGCCTGTTCATGCTGGCTGATTTCTGCGGTATGGACAAACCGGTTATGCTTGTGCTGAATATGATGGATGTGGCTTTGTCAAAGGAAATCCGAATTAATGTTGACGGTCTTGCCGAAAGATTGGGTATTCCTGTGGCACGTATGTCTGCTACAGACAAAAAGACCTACAAGGCCTTTTATGATAAGTTAGGCGGCGCACTTCATGCTCCTTGCACGCTATCAAGTAAAAATCTTGACACGATCTATGAGGAGATTCTGGGACCTCCCTATGCTGTTGTTCGGAACATGCTTCCTGACTCCGGTTTGGATGGCTATGGACCTATCTGGATTGCTGCAAAACTGGTTGAAGGAGATGTACCTGCGTGGAAGTTGGCTGAAAAGTTGTTGTCAAAGAAACAGTTGGAACAAGTTGCACACTTGCTTGAAGGTATTTCCGATGGAAAAGTGCTCGCATCTTCTGCCAAGTTTCGATGGATTGATACTATCATTGCTGACTGTGTGACTAGGGAAAACAGTCAGCCGATTCCGAAATTAAGTCGGTTTGACAGGATTATTACTGATGCATTTTGGGGAAAATCTCTTTCCATTGTCATTATTCTGGTAGGACTGCTTGTTTCGTTTGTACCTGCTTATCCGTTTATGATGTTGGGAATGGCAATTCCTACTTCTGTCAGTCCTGTGGTTGCTTCTTATCTTGCTTCCATAGGAGTTGCAAGGATTCTTGTAGAAATCATTGCAGAAGTGTTGCTTGCTTCTTTTGGATTTTGTCTGGCAATGGTCGGGTTTGTTTTGGGAGTCAGCTTCGTTTTCGGGCTTATGGAAGAAACGGGACTGATGGCTCGCATATCATATGTATTTGACGATACGATGCATGGGATGGGGCTGCAAGGTAAGTCGTTGATGCCGATTCTGGTGAGTTTCGGTTGCAATATGGCCGGAACAGCGGCTGGCAGGGTCATTGACTCCTGGGGGCAGAAGACGTTGACTATTGCCATGGCATGGGCAATACCATGTGGTGCGTCGTGGAGCGTATTTGGACTTTTGGCGAGTACGTTCTTTGCCGGGGAAGCTCCTATTGTCATGGTTGCTTTTTTCTTGGTTCTGCTTTTTCAGATCAGATTGACTGCAAAAGTATTCAGTTCCCGGCTTGTTCCTGAAAATACCCAGCAGGGATTGATCATGGAATTGCCTCCTTATCATAGACCCCGCTGGCTTGATCTGCTGAAGTTTGTGTTTGCCAGGTTTTTCAAGGTCTTTAAGAAAGCTTTCAGTGTTGTGTTTTTTGTTTGCCTTTTTATTTGGGCTTTGAGTTATTCTGCAAGCGACAATCCCCAAGGATCATTGCTTGTCCGTTTCGGAACTGCGGTTGAGCCTGTAACTATGTTCTTTGGTCTACGGTGGCAGCTTTTCGTAGCTTGGATTTGTTCGGCTATGGGGAAAGAATCTGCGGTAGGGGTATTGGCTGCGCTGTTCTCCGTTTCTGATAATGGTATTTTTCTTTCTGAGGCTATGAAATATGCAGGAGGCACAGGACTGGGCGCTGCAATGGCTGCTGCAGTTACAAAGCCGGAGGCTCTTGCTTTCCTTTTTGCCTTCATGTTCAATATCCCTTGCTTTATGACAGTTATTTCTACCAATCAGGAAATTCACTCATGGAAATGGACGTTGAGGATTGCGTTGTTCTATATCGTATCGGCGTTGGTATATGCCTTTGTTGCATATCATGTAGGATTGCTTATCTGGAGGTGAAGTGCTGTTGTTGTGATGATTTTCCTTGAAACAAAAGGAAGGGTATCATAGCATTCTCTTTGAGAGAGGAGAATGAGAAATGAATGATTTTGGACAGACCGATGAAAACATAAGGAAAGCCGGTATGGATTTGTTTTTATCGTATGGTTTTCAGAAAACTAGTCTCAGGGAACTGTGTAAGGCAGCAGGAATTACCACCGGAGGATTTTACAGGCATTATGGTGATAAGGAGAGTCTGTTCCATGCGTTGGTGATTCCGGCTATAACTAAAATCGAGGCATTGGTACGAGAAGGGAAAGCTATGGGGAATAAGGCTATTTCGCAAGGGAAGTCAGAATTGATATGGACTATGGACGGCCTTTTGACCGAGCATTTCGTACAAGTGATCTATAGTGATTTCAATTGTTTCAAATTGTTGTTTACCTGTGCCCAGGGAACAAGATATGAAAATTATATCCATACCATAGCAGTTGAAGAGGCTGAGATTGCTGAAACTACCATGGAAAGACTCCGTGGCTTGGGACAGGATATCCGCACTGTGCGTTTGGATGAATTGCATGTGCTGGCACAGGCGGAACTTTCCGCTATGTTGGAAGTTGTAGTACATGAGTTTACGAGGGAAAAGGCAGTGAAATATATGAAGACCATTGAAAAATTTTATTCTGCTGGATGGAAGGCACTTTATACGGAGGCTTAGATACTTCCGTTTCTTTTATTTGATAACACTGTTAGCTAATACTGTTATCTAATCTGATATGCATATGTACGTATATGCGAGGAGGAGAAAATGGTCGAAGAAAAGACCACATATTATTGGATGGAACGGTGGGCACGTCCTTTCAGGGGGTACTACATCGCTTCTGTGGCAATGGCGCTTGTACAGGTTGCCTGCAGCTTGATGCCATACTTCATCATAGCTTCCGTCATCCGGTCTTTGGTTGCTGGGACTGGTAATTGGTCTTACTATGTGATTGAAGTTGGCATTGCCGTCCTTTTTACAGTTGTATCAATGCTTTCCTACACGGTAAGTACGACATTGTCACATAAGGCTACTTTTTCGGTCATAGGTGAGGTTCGGAAAAGACTATGTGACAAACTGACCAACTTACCGATGGGATATCTGCTGGATACTTCTTCAGGTGAACTGAAGAATAACATTGTTGAAAAAGTGGATTCGATAGAGCCGGTTTTGGCACATGCCGTGCCTGAAATGACTTCAAGCCTGCTGGTTCCTTTGGGTATCCTTGTCTATGAAATGGTCCTTGATTGGCGGATGGGATTGGTATCCTTGGTTACGTTGCCTGTCGGTCTGCTTGTCATGATGGGCATGATGAAGGGCTACGAGCAGAAATATGCTCATTATGTACAGGCGAACAAGGAACTCAATGCAACGGCTGTCGAATATATCAGGGGCATAAAGGTAATAAAAGCCTTTAACCAGCGGGCATCATCCTATGAAAAGTTTTCGAACAAGGCCAAGCTGGCGGCGGATTCTGCCATAGAGTGGATGCGTGATTGCCAGCTTTATTACTGCCTTGGCATTGCAATCGTGCCTGCTACCTTGATTGCCATCCTACCGGTAGGCTGCCTTTTTATACTGAATGGTACTCTGTCCAGCAGCATGTTTATCCTGTTCATTATCCTTTCTTTGGGGATCATGAAGCCTTTGCTCCATGCGGTATCCTTTACGGATGATTTTGCCAAGGTAAAGGTAGTCGTCCATGATATCGCAGACATACTCGGACGGGAGAACCTGCAGCGGCCGAGAATGGAGGCAAATATAGACTCTTATGATATTGCACTTGAACGTGTCAGCTTTGCCTATGGCAAGGAACCGGTACTCACTGACGTGGATCTGAAACTGCCGGCAGGATCAGTCACTGCCTTGGTAGGGCCATCCGGCAGCGGGAAGACAACCATTGCAAGGCTCATAGCTTCCCAATGGGATGCGAAGGAAGGAAACATAGCTGTCGGAGGTGTCAGGATGGAAAACATTCCGCTCAGCCAGCTCAATGATATGGTTGCTTTCGTCACACAGGACAATTTTCTGTTCAATGAAACGGTCATGGAGAATATCCGATGTGGCAGGAAGGATGCAACCGATGAGATGGTAATGGACATTGCAGTGAAAAGCAACTGTGACACATTCATAAGAAAACTTGAACATGGCTACCAAACCGTCTGCGGCAGTGGAGGCGGACATCTTTCAGGTGGAGAAAAACAACGCATCAGCATCGCCCGTGCCATGCTGAAGGATGCCCCGATCATTATTCTCGACGAAGCTACCAGCTATACGGATCCTGAAAGTGAAGCAGATATCCAGCAGGCTGTTTCCGGCCTTGTACAGGGAAAGACCTTGATTGTCATAGCTCATAGGCTTTCTACCATTATACATTCAGATAAGATTGCGGTGATCAATGAAGGAAGGGTAGAAGCAGAAGGAACCCATGAAGAACTGCTCGCACAGTGCAGGCTGTACAAGGATATGTGGGAAGCTCATGTCAGTTCACGAGAAACAGATATAAGAGGAGCGCAAGAAAATGTTTAGGACCCTACGTAAATATTATTCATTCTGTGCTACATATAGCAAGGAACTTCACAAAGGAACAATAAGCAGCTTGATATACTCATTTTGCTGGGGCCTGAAGTTCGGTGCAATTGCCGTGGTGCTTGCTGCTCTGTTTTCCGGGACAGTTTCTTATACTACCGTCTGGCTGTCGTTTGGACTGATGCTTGCGGATGTCATAATCGAGGCTATCAGCAAAGACAAGCAGGTGATGGCTGATTGTATCGCTGGATATCAGGTGGCAGCTAACAAACGTATGGAGATTGCAGACAGGATGAAAGCTATTTCCATGGGATACTTCAATGACCAGAAACTTGGGTACATCGTGTCTGTCACTACCAACAACTGTGAGACAGTACAGGAGGTCGGTACCCGAATTGCACAGACAGTGACCGACGGCCTGCTGATTACCGCTGTCATCTTGGTATTCATGCTCATCTGGAATTGGAAGATAGGATTGGTTGCAGTCTGCGGTTTCCTTGCCTTTTTCCTGGTGAATGCAAAGATACAGAAAGTTTCTGCATCCATTACTTCAAGGAAAGTCAAGGCCGATTTGGACATTACTGATGCCATATTGGAATTTGTCCAGGGGATTTCAGTGATACGGTCCTATAATCTTGTTGGAACTTCAAGTCGGAAAGTACAGTCAAGCATTGAAGAATGTACTGCCGTAAACTATAAGATGGAACGCAAGTTCATTCCATGGATAGGGTTGCAGAAGTTTGTCCTCAAATTTGCATCCTTTATGATTATCCTGATGTCAATCAAGGTGTATCTGTCAGGAGAAACAAGTCTTCTGCTCAGCACGATGTTCATCATAGCTGCTTTTGGTATCTTCCAGGATCTTGAACTTGCAGGCGGCATGGCTACCTTGTTGAGGCTGTTGGACAGGAATATTGATCGGATACAGGCCCTTCTGGAAGCTGACGGTATGTCGGAAGGTTCACGTACTTCTGCGCCTGTAAGACATGATATCAAGATTGAGGACGTGACATTCAGCTATGAAGCCAGACAGGTCATAGACCATGTCAGTTTTACTGTACCGCAAGGTACCACTACGGCTCTTATCGGTCCTTCCGGTTGTGGTAAAACCACTATATGCAATTTGATTGCCCGTTTTTGGGATGTGGATGGTGGTTCAATCAGCATCGGTGGCATAGATGTCAGACATTACTCATTGGATGAACTGATGGAACAGATCAGCATGGTATTCCAGGAAGTCTATCTGTTCAATGACACTATAGAGAACAATATCCGTTTCGGAAGTCCGCAGGCAACCCATGAAATGGTTATAGAGGCGGCACGGGCTGCCTGCTGTGATGAATTCATTTCCAAGTTGGAAAACGGCTATGACACGGTAGTCGGTGAAGGAGGTGCAACTATTTCAGGAGGAGAAAAACAAAGGATTTCCATAGCAAGGGCTATATTGAAAGATGCGCCCATTGTCATCCTTGATGAGGCAACTGCCAATGTCGATCCTGAAAACGAATCAAGGTTACAGCTTGCCATTGAGCGGTTGGCTAAGGACAAGACGCTGCTTATCATTGCCCATCGCA from Spirochaetia bacterium harbors:
- a CDS encoding DEAD/DEAH box helicase; amino-acid sequence: MSDLLKFSQLGLSEKTLQALEKKGFEEPTKIQEQCIPLLLKDQVDVIGQAQTGTGKTAAFGLPILEIVDPDCKDVQALILTPTRELAIQVSDEITSLKGDRHLDITAIYGGASMELQLKKLRRGVQIVVGTPGRIQDHLKRGTLKLDHLRFAVLDEADEMLDMGFIEDIENILSQTPDKKRMLCFSATMPDPILKLARKFMESPTIVRVENKDLTSSLTDQIYFEVRESDKLEALCRIVDMEDDFYGLVFCRTKVQCDEIGRKLQERGYDAEALHGDLSQAQREKILRRMKDHLLSILVATDVAARGIDINDLTHVINYSIPQDPEAYIHRVGRTGRAGKMGTAITFITPQEFRKFKFIKRVSNAEIRKEEVPAASDVVSIKKERIHNSLVQQMESGEDCSQFLPLAQELLKDREADHVLSSILSHFYKDELDVTRYKDIKLSAKNRERNEGRNENRRNSNSSRRDSYEDDDNGTVRLFIARGRKDGLEKRDLIDYLIERTDAADADIQNVAVRDEFSFVTAPLAVAERIITTLNENAPDDRPIVTKARPDNPNGKHMYGHRDRGENKKRSNSFHKDRDRRDRHSFSWEDERRSSKKSKFGPSDKKGHKGKRY
- a CDS encoding trp operon repressor; translated protein: MEKCYEDLITIFATTTDREKMKKLFEEMFTPNEEKDFILRWELMNELYQGIPQREIAARHKISLCKITRGSKILKEKKSYVRSLLSARYDDHLHL
- a CDS encoding TetR/AcrR family transcriptional regulator, whose amino-acid sequence is MNDFGQTDENIRKAGMDLFLSYGFQKTSLRELCKAAGITTGGFYRHYGDKESLFHALVIPAITKIEALVREGKAMGNKAISQGKSELIWTMDGLLTEHFVQVIYSDFNCFKLLFTCAQGTRYENYIHTIAVEEAEIAETTMERLRGLGQDIRTVRLDELHVLAQAELSAMLEVVVHEFTREKAVKYMKTIEKFYSAGWKALYTEA
- a CDS encoding ABC transporter ATP-binding protein/permease translates to MFRTLRKYYSFCATYSKELHKGTISSLIYSFCWGLKFGAIAVVLAALFSGTVSYTTVWLSFGLMLADVIIEAISKDKQVMADCIAGYQVAANKRMEIADRMKAISMGYFNDQKLGYIVSVTTNNCETVQEVGTRIAQTVTDGLLITAVILVFMLIWNWKIGLVAVCGFLAFFLVNAKIQKVSASITSRKVKADLDITDAILEFVQGISVIRSYNLVGTSSRKVQSSIEECTAVNYKMERKFIPWIGLQKFVLKFASFMIILMSIKVYLSGETSLLLSTMFIIAAFGIFQDLELAGGMATLLRLLDRNIDRIQALLEADGMSEGSRTSAPVRHDIKIEDVTFSYEARQVIDHVSFTVPQGTTTALIGPSGCGKTTICNLIARFWDVDGGSISIGGIDVRHYSLDELMEQISMVFQEVYLFNDTIENNIRFGSPQATHEMVIEAARAACCDEFISKLENGYDTVVGEGGATISGGEKQRISIARAILKDAPIVILDEATANVDPENESRLQLAIERLAKDKTLLIIAHRMNTVRNADQIIALKDGMIVQQGTHDQLMKMGGLYADFIMTREKSIGWKLA
- a CDS encoding ABC transporter ATP-binding protein/permease, coding for MVEEKTTYYWMERWARPFRGYYIASVAMALVQVACSLMPYFIIASVIRSLVAGTGNWSYYVIEVGIAVLFTVVSMLSYTVSTTLSHKATFSVIGEVRKRLCDKLTNLPMGYLLDTSSGELKNNIVEKVDSIEPVLAHAVPEMTSSLLVPLGILVYEMVLDWRMGLVSLVTLPVGLLVMMGMMKGYEQKYAHYVQANKELNATAVEYIRGIKVIKAFNQRASSYEKFSNKAKLAADSAIEWMRDCQLYYCLGIAIVPATLIAILPVGCLFILNGTLSSSMFILFIILSLGIMKPLLHAVSFTDDFAKVKVVVHDIADILGRENLQRPRMEANIDSYDIALERVSFAYGKEPVLTDVDLKLPAGSVTALVGPSGSGKTTIARLIASQWDAKEGNIAVGGVRMENIPLSQLNDMVAFVTQDNFLFNETVMENIRCGRKDATDEMVMDIAVKSNCDTFIRKLEHGYQTVCGSGGGHLSGGEKQRISIARAMLKDAPIIILDEATSYTDPESEADIQQAVSGLVQGKTLIVIAHRLSTIIHSDKIAVINEGRVEAEGTHEELLAQCRLYKDMWEAHVSSRETDIRGAQENV
- the feoB gene encoding ferrous iron transport protein B, which encodes MECTIALLSQPNAGKSTLFNGLTGARQHVGNWPGKTVEKKEGEFLFEGRHIRIMDLPGSYSLSANSDEEMITRDFIASKEADIVCLLCDASQLERSLFMLADFCGMDKPVMLVLNMMDVALSKEIRINVDGLAERLGIPVARMSATDKKTYKAFYDKLGGALHAPCTLSSKNLDTIYEEILGPPYAVVRNMLPDSGLDGYGPIWIAAKLVEGDVPAWKLAEKLLSKKQLEQVAHLLEGISDGKVLASSAKFRWIDTIIADCVTRENSQPIPKLSRFDRIITDAFWGKSLSIVIILVGLLVSFVPAYPFMMLGMAIPTSVSPVVASYLASIGVARILVEIIAEVLLASFGFCLAMVGFVLGVSFVFGLMEETGLMARISYVFDDTMHGMGLQGKSLMPILVSFGCNMAGTAAGRVIDSWGQKTLTIAMAWAIPCGASWSVFGLLASTFFAGEAPIVMVAFFLVLLFQIRLTAKVFSSRLVPENTQQGLIMELPPYHRPRWLDLLKFVFARFFKVFKKAFSVVFFVCLFIWALSYSASDNPQGSLLVRFGTAVEPVTMFFGLRWQLFVAWICSAMGKESAVGVLAALFSVSDNGIFLSEAMKYAGGTGLGAAMAAAVTKPEALAFLFAFMFNIPCFMTVISTNQEIHSWKWTLRIALFYIVSALVYAFVAYHVGLLIWR
- a CDS encoding ferrous iron transport protein A, which produces MKSVEMMPEGSVCHVKALQGCPRFLGRITAIGITVGSQLTVIKNNRHQPMLVYGKDTLIAVNRKDCGGIFIEAVQ